From the genome of Flavobacterium luteolum, one region includes:
- a CDS encoding SymE family type I addiction module toxin: MNFKEKTSSKEVKIKRSTIKKPSKVLSIRRMKAYAFYRLSRSIGMYKNQPIIVPQIRLCGNWLKDAGFLIDEPVAVTVMKGKLIIQPVQKG; the protein is encoded by the coding sequence ATGAACTTCAAAGAAAAAACAAGCAGTAAAGAGGTAAAGATTAAACGCTCTACAATCAAAAAACCTTCAAAAGTATTATCAATTCGGAGAATGAAAGCTTATGCATTTTACAGGCTTTCGCGCTCTATAGGTATGTATAAAAATCAGCCCATAATCGTACCGCAAATACGATTGTGCGGTAATTGGCTCAAAGATGCTGGATTTTTAATCGATGAACCTGTTGCCGTAACGGTAATGAAAGGAAAGCTTATTATACAGCCTGTACAAAAAGGATAA
- a CDS encoding helix-turn-helix and ligand-binding sensor domain-containing protein, which produces MKSIVRPFVLILLFFLQFKSFSQVKNIGIPDIKNYKRSEYKGGTQNWSIDQDKNGNIYFANNSGLIQFDGSNWHKYSLPNKSEIRSLKIDALGRIFVGGNNEFGYFKNDEKGILKYHSLYNLLSPIDKENINLIWRIHIFKGEVIFQSFSKVFFLKNEKVTTLTAPHKFQFSFLVNNRLYFQDKTLGLLEYKNRKLTAIKGTTVFNDKEIWSLFPLSNNRLLYATLEKGLFVSENDIIKPWATEANEFIKKNTSLGGSIIKNKFIILNSVLDGAIICDLNGKIIQHLNRQKGIQNNTILASFVDKKNNIWLGLDNGITFINENSPFSYFDYSYNIGTVYASTTHNGNLYVATNQGLFYHPWGSSFKDSPFTRVEGTISQVWNIQVISNVLICASNSGALIIENNRVSKILDNKGYFGFKKIPDHENYIIGESYNGFSVFKRSASGYDYLHQVKGFDETTNNFSIEIDANYLWLKKNPFLYQVKLSEDLQRFDFIKKHVNISDKFKGINSLQSINNKVYFQVKNHFYRYSVEQETFFEDKKITNLFNGIPTINTLIEDSTGNLWYAFNESLGVLVKNKNGTFTKKQAIFSNLTGNLVNNYISVNAIDPQNIFIGLTDRLAHYNSTIPNTFMTKPKAFIESFTNPGDTILTGNLTSKLESYSIPYKYNRVKFTFASPTYENQENVMYSYKLEPFEENWRGWSSTAIKEYTNLREGNYVMKLKARNSYGIESNITEVEFTVSPPWYRHFLAYLFYLILILLGAYLISVRIKLKIRKNRYYETIEQRRLYLEKESKIRHEQHDLEKEIEKLKNDKLQIKILAKDKELVNNSLQVVKKNKVLNGIIHKLKDIDTAILDDTTKAEFSKLHKSIVKEVNTDKSWKDLEKHIKNVHFEFLKRLKGQYPTISPRELDLSTYLLMNMSTKEIAEIMNISTGGVELARYRLRKKLGLNKKENLIGFLMSI; this is translated from the coding sequence ATGAAATCCATAGTTAGACCTTTTGTACTAATTTTATTATTTTTCTTACAATTTAAAAGTTTTTCGCAGGTAAAAAATATTGGAATTCCAGATATAAAAAATTACAAAAGATCAGAGTATAAAGGTGGAACTCAAAACTGGAGTATTGATCAAGATAAAAATGGAAACATTTATTTTGCAAACAATAGTGGTTTAATTCAATTTGACGGTTCAAACTGGCATAAATATTCATTACCAAACAAATCTGAGATTAGAAGCTTAAAAATTGATGCTTTAGGAAGAATATTTGTAGGCGGAAATAATGAATTTGGGTATTTCAAAAATGATGAAAAAGGAATTTTAAAATATCATTCTCTCTACAATCTATTAAGCCCAATAGATAAAGAAAACATCAATCTTATTTGGAGAATCCATATTTTTAAAGGAGAGGTTATATTTCAATCTTTCAGCAAAGTATTTTTTCTAAAAAATGAAAAAGTTACAACTCTTACTGCTCCTCATAAATTTCAGTTTTCATTTTTGGTAAATAACCGCTTGTATTTTCAGGACAAAACTCTTGGTCTTCTTGAATACAAAAACAGAAAACTTACAGCAATAAAAGGTACTACTGTCTTTAATGACAAGGAAATCTGGTCCCTTTTTCCATTATCTAACAACAGATTATTGTATGCCACTTTAGAAAAGGGTCTTTTTGTCTCTGAAAATGATATTATCAAACCATGGGCAACAGAAGCCAATGAATTTATCAAGAAAAACACATCTCTAGGTGGGTCAATCATCAAAAACAAATTTATAATACTTAATTCTGTATTAGATGGAGCAATTATCTGTGATTTAAACGGAAAAATAATCCAACATCTGAACCGACAAAAAGGGATTCAGAACAATACAATCTTAGCTTCATTTGTTGACAAAAAAAACAATATCTGGCTTGGACTGGATAACGGTATAACTTTTATTAATGAAAATTCGCCTTTCTCTTATTTTGACTACAGCTACAATATAGGAACGGTCTATGCTTCGACAACTCATAATGGAAATCTTTATGTAGCTACAAATCAGGGATTATTTTATCATCCGTGGGGAAGTTCCTTTAAAGACAGTCCGTTTACAAGAGTCGAAGGGACGATCTCGCAAGTTTGGAATATTCAAGTTATAAGTAACGTATTAATTTGTGCCAGTAACAGCGGCGCATTGATTATTGAAAACAATAGAGTATCAAAAATCCTAGATAACAAAGGGTATTTTGGATTCAAAAAAATACCTGACCATGAAAACTATATAATAGGTGAAAGTTACAACGGATTCTCAGTTTTTAAACGATCTGCCAGTGGATATGATTATCTGCATCAAGTAAAAGGATTTGATGAAACCACCAATAATTTTTCTATAGAAATAGATGCCAATTATTTATGGCTAAAGAAAAACCCTTTCTTATATCAAGTAAAGTTATCAGAAGATTTACAAAGGTTTGACTTCATTAAAAAACACGTAAACATTTCAGATAAATTCAAAGGAATAAATAGCCTTCAAAGCATAAATAACAAAGTCTATTTTCAAGTAAAAAATCATTTTTACAGATATTCTGTAGAGCAAGAAACATTTTTTGAGGATAAAAAAATCACAAATCTATTCAACGGAATACCAACTATTAATACCTTAATTGAAGATTCTACAGGAAACTTATGGTACGCATTCAACGAGTCCCTTGGTGTATTAGTTAAAAATAAAAACGGAACTTTCACTAAGAAACAAGCCATATTTTCCAATTTAACCGGGAATTTGGTAAACAATTATATCTCGGTAAACGCGATAGATCCTCAAAACATTTTTATCGGATTAACAGATCGTTTGGCGCATTACAACTCGACTATTCCGAACACGTTTATGACAAAACCGAAAGCTTTTATTGAAAGTTTTACAAATCCTGGAGATACCATTTTAACTGGAAATCTGACGAGTAAGCTAGAATCATACAGCATACCTTATAAATACAATCGTGTCAAATTTACTTTTGCATCACCAACATATGAAAATCAGGAAAATGTAATGTACTCTTATAAACTAGAGCCTTTTGAAGAGAACTGGCGTGGCTGGTCATCAACCGCAATAAAAGAATACACCAATTTAAGAGAGGGCAACTATGTAATGAAATTAAAAGCCAGAAATAGTTATGGCATAGAATCAAACATTACTGAAGTTGAATTTACAGTATCTCCACCTTGGTACAGACACTTTTTGGCTTATTTATTTTACCTGATACTCATTTTGCTCGGCGCGTATCTAATCTCTGTTAGAATCAAACTTAAGATTAGAAAAAACAGGTATTATGAAACTATCGAACAAAGAAGATTGTATCTTGAAAAAGAATCCAAAATTAGACATGAACAGCATGATTTGGAAAAAGAAATTGAAAAGCTGAAAAATGATAAGCTTCAAATTAAAATCCTAGCAAAAGATAAAGAACTAGTAAACAACTCTTTGCAGGTTGTTAAAAAGAATAAAGTCTTAAACGGAATTATTCACAAACTGAAAGATATAGATACCGCCATATTAGATGATACTACTAAAGCAGAATTTAGCAAATTGCATAAAAGCATTGTAAAAGAAGTAAATACAGACAAGAGCTGGAAAGACTTAGAAAAACACATTAAAAACGTACATTTTGAGTTTTTAAAGCGATTAAAAGGGCAATATCCTACCATTTCTCCTAGAGAATTAGATTTGTCTACTTATTTGTTAATGAATATGTCAACGAAAGAAATAGCTGAAATTATGAACATTTCGACAGGAGGAGTCGAATTGGCACGTTATCGTCTAAGAAAGAAATTAGGCCTAAATAAGAAAGAAAATCTAATCGGGTTTTTAATGAGTATTTAA
- a CDS encoding UDP-N-acetylmuramoyl-tripeptide--D-alanyl-D-alanine ligase, with translation MNIKDIHNLFLQCSSLSIDTRKIEKNSMFFAIKGENFDANTFAKEALDLGALFVVIDNESYFIDDRTILVENSLQTLQELAKFHRSYLGLPIVALTGSNGKTTTKELINVVLSKKFKTKATIGNLNNHIGVPLTLLSFTKETEIGIVEMGANHQKEIEFLCQIAQPDFGYITNFGKAHLEGFGGVEGVIAGKSEMYQYLSANQKTVFVNLEDPIQIEKSKGIKAFTFGVKKENADLNIQNITANPFVAIEYNDFAIESHLIGLYNANNINAAVAIGKYFDVKESDIKDAIENYIPANNRSQMMQKGSNEIILDAYNANPSSMAVAIANFLQLDNKNKIMILGDMFELGDESLYEHKVIIDSLADQKEAQCFLLGKSFYANKISNENIQFFETFDAFAEFLKTFTFDSNSILIKGSRGMALERTLDYI, from the coding sequence ATGAATATTAAAGACATTCATAACTTGTTTTTACAGTGTAGTTCTCTATCTATAGATACCAGAAAAATCGAGAAGAATTCGATGTTTTTTGCCATTAAAGGAGAGAATTTTGACGCTAATACATTTGCCAAAGAAGCCTTAGATTTGGGAGCTTTATTTGTTGTTATAGACAATGAATCTTATTTTATTGATGACAGGACTATTTTGGTAGAAAACAGCTTGCAAACGCTTCAGGAATTGGCAAAATTTCATAGAAGTTATTTAGGACTTCCAATTGTTGCTTTAACAGGAAGTAACGGAAAAACGACGACAAAAGAATTGATTAATGTTGTGCTTTCTAAAAAGTTCAAAACAAAAGCGACCATTGGTAATTTAAATAATCATATTGGTGTACCGTTGACTTTGCTTTCTTTTACAAAAGAAACAGAAATCGGAATTGTTGAAATGGGTGCCAATCATCAAAAAGAAATCGAGTTTTTGTGTCAGATTGCACAGCCTGATTTTGGATATATAACCAATTTCGGGAAGGCGCATTTGGAAGGTTTTGGAGGAGTTGAAGGTGTGATTGCTGGTAAAAGTGAAATGTACCAGTATCTTTCAGCAAATCAGAAAACAGTTTTTGTAAATCTAGAAGATCCTATTCAAATAGAAAAATCAAAAGGAATTAAGGCATTTACTTTTGGAGTTAAAAAAGAAAATGCAGATTTAAATATTCAAAATATTACAGCAAATCCATTTGTTGCTATTGAATATAATGATTTTGCAATAGAATCTCATTTAATTGGACTTTACAACGCCAACAATATAAATGCAGCTGTAGCCATTGGAAAATATTTTGATGTAAAAGAAAGCGATATAAAAGACGCTATTGAAAACTATATTCCGGCAAACAATAGATCTCAAATGATGCAAAAAGGTTCAAATGAGATTATTCTAGATGCTTACAATGCCAATCCGAGTAGTATGGCGGTAGCTATTGCTAATTTTCTTCAATTAGATAACAAAAATAAAATCATGATTTTGGGAGATATGTTCGAACTTGGAGATGAAAGTCTTTACGAGCATAAGGTTATTATTGACTCTTTAGCAGATCAGAAAGAGGCTCAATGTTTCTTACTAGGAAAATCTTTTTATGCTAATAAGATTTCGAATGAAAATATTCAGTTTTTTGAAACATTTGATGCTTTTGCTGAATTTCTAAAAACATTTACATTTGATTCTAATTCAATATTAATAAAAGGTTCACGAGGCATGGCCTTAGAACGAACATTAGATTATATTTAA